From Arachis hypogaea cultivar Tifrunner chromosome 3, arahy.Tifrunner.gnm2.J5K5, whole genome shotgun sequence:
gtaagaaaatgacaataacaactaaagaaagcaataatgacatggaagcataaattgcattaattgaaattaaaagtaacaaagtgtcataaatataaaagaataaaggaaatgaaatagcaaatagaaagaaagaacaagatgcaataataataaatgacaagaaaaagtaaatggaaacaagaattaaaagtagaaattacaaaaaattaaactaagaaaccctaattctagagagagaggggagcttctctctctagaaactaagagaaaagcatgtaaaagctaaacctaattgtccctccttcattcctcttcactttggccttaaatagcttcaaaaaatAAGTTGGACTGGATTTTTGGAGGCCCGGAATTCACCCCAGCGATTTGCAATTTATGATCTACGTGCATGCAGTCGTGCACACACACGACCTACAGTGCGTACGCATAGTTGCGCAAAATTTCCATCGTGCGTACACACGACATTTGATGTGTACGCATCCTTGCACGAAGTCAccgttgtgcatacgcacacatcactgtgcgtacgcacctttACAGTagcttccaaactccattttcttcatgatttctccccttttagctgctctttcttcacttcttcaatccaaaCTTGCCTTGAAAACTTGAAATcatttaacaaatatatcaaggtacCAAATgtgattaaagtgaataaaaattgactaaattaagcacaaaagagcatgttttcactttcaagcacaatttaggaagaaatctcaaaagcatgctatttagatgaataaatgtgggtttatatgatgaaattcactcaaattaatccaaaatatatcgtcaaatatggattcatcagagAGCATAGTCTGCCTTTGTTTCTTTGCCGTTTGGCTACTTGGAAGTTGAGAAGATGACTCAACTAAATTTTTTGTGATCTGAGTAGATGACCCAGTTGGGGTGCTTGATCCTGATTTTTTATTTGGCCCTGGTAGGGCTAGGCGGATGCCTCTACCTCTTATAGAGGCTAATGTTTCCCTTTTAGGCATGTGGCGGATTTCCTTGCAAATATTCATGGGTAAGGTAATcaggaaaagagtttgagattCCTTGAATGTATTcagttttgaaataaaaaatgcttAAGATTGCTTGCTAGTGAGCAAAAATGTGTTTGGATGCAAGATTTTTTACATCTTTTTGTAAAATATCTTTGGCAGACTTACAATCTACTCTGACAagaaatttttagtttaataaatcagattgaaattttgaaatacaTAAAGCAATTGCTAAAACCTCTTTTTTTATGGTCGAATAATTTTGTTGGGATGTATTCCAATGCTTAGATATAAATGCAATGATACGTTCTTTATTATTAAGTTTTTGTTTTAGGATGCCACCATAACCCAAATCTAAAGCATCCGTCTCAACAATTTTAAAAGCCTGTGGAACAGGGAGGTAAAGACAAGGGAGTTCCTTGACACTGAATTTAAGTTGTTTGACAATCCTTGTATGTGTATCTgtccaaagaaaaggtttttttaGATGCTCATGGAGAGATTTGATAAGAGTGCTTAGATTTGGAATAAAATCTGATGAAGCCAAGGAACCTTTGGAGttgattctttttcaaaatgtgatCAGAAAATTTATCTGCAAATTGGATAGCTCTGTCAATGGGTGTAATTGTTCCCTGGTGAATTATGTGACCAAGGAAACATATTTTAGTTTGGAATAAACTAATTTTTGATTTAGAAACTGCTAGACCATTATGCTTGATAGTGTGCATAAAAGTTCACATGTTTAAAATGATCATGCAAAGACTGGGAAAAAATTAGCACGTCATCTATATAGATGATGGCAAAGCCGGAAAAAGGATTGAAAATGTCATTCATGATTTTTTGGAATTCGGATGGGAAATTTTTTAGGCCAAAAGGCATCACATTCCATTTGTACTGGCCAAAAGATACTGTGAACGCCGTTTTGTATCAATCAGCCTCGCTAATCTGGATTTGCCAATACCCAGATTTCATGTCAAATTTTGAAGAAATGCTTGCTGAGTTTAGTCTATTTAACAAATCTTTTATTTTGGGATAGGATACCTAATCCACTGGAGAGCTTGGTTTAGAGGCTTATAATTAATAACCAACCTCGAGGTGCCTCTTTCCAATTCGGCTTGTTTGTTGACATAAAAAGCTGAACAAGACCATGGACTTTTACTGGGCCTAATAAGCTTTTTGTGCAAGAGGTCTGTAATTTTTTTTGGCAATATTGGAGAAGTTGTTCATTCATTTGTATGGGTCTGACCTTTGTTGAAATCTGACTTTCTTTAAAATTCTTTTCATAAGGAAGATCCACAATATGTTGTTTTCTATTCCAGAATGCGTGAGGCAAATCTGAACATATTATTTCTTGCATTTGTTGAAGAAGGGATTTAACCTTTTGTTGGATTTGAGACTTTTGTAACTGGATTTCAAGGGTTTTGATGAGACTTCTTCTTTCAAGAagttgatttagttagttttaaaTTAGAGTAGGTTAAGGGTTCTATGAGCTGAGGTTGAAACAAATTGGAAGGTTGTTGGGGTTCCGCCTATATAGGTAGTGATACCGTTGTAAGACATCATTAATGGGAAAAGAGCTCTAATAAAGGGTGACCCCAAAATGACCTGATTTCTTAAATCTTGGACAAGGAGGAAGGGTTTTTTTATCCATAAAAGACCATTTTGATGATAGCCTCAGAAAGCTTGTACTTAATTTGTAAATGGTCGCCGTTAGCTGTACTAAGGCGCTCTgtagttttttcaaaatattttgttggGATTAATCCTTCCAAAATACAATTTTTAACTGCACCTGTATCGAACAAGGCTACTGTTTCCAAAACAAAGTCCTAGATGACAATTCGaatattgatatagaatttcaTAATGGTTAATTGACTGACTAACCGCAAAATTTCTGCTATCTCATCTTCTTGATCATCCTTTGAGAGTTGGACAATTTGGTCATCCTCTTCATTTTGAAGAATTTGGTTTTGAATATTTTGTTCATTCTGAGGCCCTTCCTCAATGTTATCAGAATCTTCATCTAAAATATGAGACAAGCAATTctggtgttgttgttgttgttgtttgatgAGATGAATCTCTTTCTTGAGAATATTAATCTCATTTTGAAGGTCCTGAATAGTAACAGGCTTAGAAacttattttttgagtttttttaaaATAGGTTTGACATCATACTTGTTTTTGATAACCAAggttttggatttatttttggtCTCTAAGGTTTGTTTGAGCTTCTAAAGGAAGTATTTTCGCTGTTCAGGGTTTGAGATAGCGTTTATGGCATCGAAAAGAAGATATTATTCTTGTGTGATGACATTGAGCTCGAAATATTCATCAGATGATGAAGATATATCATAATCATACTGAATATTGCTTAAGTTCTCTgaaaattcatgttttgattcttCTTCGGAGCTTTCAAGGAGGAGGTTATTAATTTGCTCCTCAATCTGAGGGTCAAGGTTGAGGTTGTTGATCTTCTTCTTGAGCCTACAGTAAATTACTGATATGACCCTATTTTTTGCAATTAGAgcagataatttatttttttgtgaggTTCCTTAtctttgtctttcctttgtctaGGAGGAGGCTTATAATGCTTCCTGGGTTTCCATTGCCGTGGGTTTTGATCGGGCCATCGGTTTTTTTGGTTAGactattttgttttcttcttacTACAGGAGGATAGGCCAAACTGTTCATAGAAGGAACCTAGATCTTTTTTTGTTTTAGGCCTTTTCACGGGTTAGTTGCCTTTAAATTTTGTCATCTTGACAAATTTTTAAGGCCACTTTTtggacataaaaaattaattggcTATAACTTAAAGAATTATATGGAATAATTCCATCCGGAGTTAAGCTTCTGATTTTGTCCCTAACTTTATCTCCCAGGAATTTTGGGAGTTCGGCTAAGAACTTTTCTTTTCAGAACGACTGTTGGCTATCTTCTCTAGTGAAGATTCTAGTTAAGAAGGTATCTTTATACCACTTGAAATCAGTAAGGGATTTGCATTTGAGATTGGACAGAAGTTCAGCAGACCGATCTTTCCATAAAGATGGATCGCCTATAAAATGGTTTGTTATAGTAAAGATCAGAGTGCTAACAGCATCAGGGATGCCCATTCTCATTAAGAATAGGTTTGCCATTATCATTGGTGTTTTGTGCTGAAAGGATGACATCTTTTTCATTATTTGTGAGATAATTATCCCACCATCCTTTAAGCTATCCTGAAAATCTTGACACAATAACATTTGCTATTTCTTCTTCGGAGCTTTCATGGGCAGTTTGATAGGTTGTACATACCATTGTCATATGTTGTAACATATGCATGATGTTATACTCCATTTTACCATCTATGTTCCATTCATAGACGTTATTCGCATTGAAACTGTTGAAGCCTAGCTCTCTGTCTTTcaagctaatgagctgagcttatccaaactcaagctTGACTCATTTAATTTTTGAGCTCAATTCTAAGCTCAAACTCGGTTCATCAACTCACAAGCTcagcttatcgagctattaaaGAGTCGAGCTCGAACTGGCTCATGAGCTGGCTttactcacttccagccctagttGTATGACCATAAAGTGTTTCCTAATATATTCTGAGATTATGTTATACAAAAATCTGTATCATTGTCTTCTAGCATTGCAGGTGCTTTTGATTACTCAAACAAGTTAGGAATCATTTAGCAATAAGAGGAGTATCTTGGGTGAATTAGTAATGGCACTAACATTGTTCTTTTTGTTATTCTTGTTTTCTAACGTTGGGGTCAAGAGGTGATTTTGGATcacgaaagagaaaaataatagtgAAATTTTTAGTACAAAATAATTAGTGTTGCTCGAATTTTTAATTCCTATGAAATAAGTAATTTATGATTTTATCCTTATaaaatttttcttgtattttaattaagtaaaaaaattttaaaaaagagagCAAAATTGTTTCTCCCATCATTTTTGTTGGTTTTCCTAAGCCTTTGAGAAGGGGGATGGAAGTTTAAATCAAGGAAACTAAGAAATATAATTTAGAACTTTAAATTGTTAGTGTTGTAGAACTTATAAAATAGGAGATTATTTTGGTTGTCTCATCTTGAATTTGATAGAACAAAGAATGGAAAGATAATTAATAGAGTAATATAGAGTAATATATTTTGGTTTAACTTCTAAATACAATGAGACTTACAATCaccatttcaaaaataaaagaaaaaaaattaaaaatgatattaaGGCCAAGACAAATGAAGCTTAATTCAAATTTCTAAAACGCCAAGTCGACTCAAAACTTGAGTAAAAAATGCCAATAAAAACTCAAATCAGAGTTCCTTACACAAAAAATAAACTCTAAATCAGAACTCTTATGCCAAGACAAAAGATACAATTGATGATTTATATATGATGTTTCTTTTTAATCTGATCTCTTGTCGTTTCTCGTATGGCTTTTGTTGATCTCTCTTACCatattataactttttttttatacaaaagagaaagaagaaaaacaaaataatccTAAGACTTGaatcaaaaatatatatgaaaaatgctAGTCAAATCTAAAGAGAAAAACTTGATATGCAATATAAACTTCATGAAGTTGTATCCTTCTCGTAGATATAGAATTGCTTAGTATTTATGCTCTCTTAGATTATTCTTTCTCATTACTCATGCCACTACctctttatattatttaattgctGCCTTTTTCAATTTGCTCATCTAGTCATTAAGATCAGTTGCTAAATCAATTACATTGATCATCCTTACTACTTTTATTTCCACTAATTGTATTGCTTTGGTTTTCTCAACATTCTCTAATTTGATATTATGTCTTGCAcagtatttttttttcctttaaagattaaaataatttattgtgATCTCATGGAGATATTTATCACTCATATCACACATATTAAATACACAAACTATTTGGGTGacgaaaatatttgataacaaaaaaattagttaaaaatagtaagaatttatcttatttaacattcattaattattataacaattaataaatactaaataaaataagttctgaTTATTTTTGTCTCCTTAACATTATCGTTCTAATATACCATCAATTATCCTTGTCATCATTCAACAATTTTATATACTACCTTGTCTCTAAAAGTTTTAACCTGAACCAAAAGATATATATTAAagaaattcaaatcataaaatcttGCTAATTTTAGAGATTCCAAAAATTGATTTAGTTGAATTTAATGAATTCGTTGAAAATAATTCTTTGAATTGTAGATTACGTAGAGCAAAATTTTATTGTCATAATGACAATATAAGGAAGAATTCATCTATTCACAAGACACAAAAGTCACCAAAAAATTGTtacattatgttttttttttccctaaGCAAATCGCTCGTGTACATATCTACATGCATTTGCTTTTCATGAATCCAACGAACTATGATGTTTGAAAAAATCAGAACATGAATGGCGATGCAGAGAATGGAGGGATAATAGTAGGGATGGTAGGTGACCTGCAATTTACACCAATAGTACAAAAACATGTAACccaaaaaatatgaattaaattgaaatatCACTATAAGAATAATATATCTAGAACTCTATGATTAGATgttgatatttaaaatttttaaatgaatgatgtacgaattttaaatttattttataaagagaacagtagtttaaaataattttttgctaCTAtccaatttaatttaataaaaatgataaatgaaGTAACTATTGCTTAGTAGTTTTACGCTGCTACAATTCAACTATGATACCATCCAATATGACGAGtagcaaattttaaaattatatcaaacAACAAATTAatcttatttgaaattttttgagCAAAATAATTAACCCCTTCAAAATTGAAACATGCTACAAAGTAGATTTAAGTTAAATATAACATGAACACCTAATTAATTTCTTTTGGttacaaaattttaagtttattaGATAGTTTGAAAACCATCTAGTTCTCTGTTCAATATGTATTTTACATTTCAAGATGCATCTTATATAGATAACTAATTTGATAGCTAAATTTTAGTATACACCTATTATAATTACTCATCTAAATCTAAATATTCATCAAGTTCACGATTCAGGGGTGGCCACTGCCACCAACTCTTATGATCACAGTAGCGCCTTGTCCATCCTCTCTTCCtttttcaacttctctttcctACTTTTTCCACCTTTTTGGATCTTTCCATCCTCTCTCACATTTTTTTCCTAcatctcttcctctttctatccTTAAATAGATGATGATTTATATGATCTCTATTATTATGGTATTTAtggtaattataaaattttatcataCCTAAAAAATGTAGTTAAAATTACAAGAAATAACATTTTGAAATCACTTAAATATTCGAAGAGTTAAAGTTATATTAAATTATctcaaataattttaactaatattaattctaatggcatgggatttttaaaatcaatataaaattataattttaacaataaattttttttaaaaaactcaaGACCatgaaaaaaacatatttttcataATAACTTCAAAAAATTGTCATCTTGTTAGTAATTTTTCAAGTCTTAACCATACACTTTACCTTAAAATACcataattgattttatttaagAATGATTGACAGATACATGTTGTAAAAAGcataaagaaaaaatagaaaagaaatttaatcttaaaaaaaatcattaataaataaaaatgaacaactatttcaaaaaaaatagttaaaaaaattaatatttataatatatgatttaggaaaaacaataaaaataaaaaatgtgattaaattaaaaaatatttgcatATGTTTAGAATGTaatttagttagttacattttatgATTGTTGTTAAAATTTTATAACTACTATAAACACCATAATCATAGACATTATAAAAGTCGCCTAACTAGATGGATGTGTGTGGGATTTATATTTGTCTATCTTGTTTTATTGCAATTAGATAGGATAAGTGGATTGAAGACTTCTGTTTGGAGTACTAAGTTGCAGCTTCTTCTGGATCAAATAATGCTATGCTTGTGTGTTTTTGTTTTGGTAGTATCATTGGAGTTTGACAATGTTATTGTTTTAAGGAAGTAGGCCTTGTTAATATTATTAGGCTTTCAGTTTGGTTATGCACATACTGGCTACTACAAATAACTCCAAATTTAGAGATTAGAGATCTTGGCCGGCTCGCTATACTATATCTTTGGAGAATTATAATGAGTAGGGTGAAGTTATGTAGTTGCATATTAtacatatggatttgttttagttttatgattttatCATGGATTAAAAGTGTAATTTAGTTTTACGCTATAATATTTACTAGTAATTGTCTCTTTTTATGAACTAATTAGACCTACATTTCTAATCAATCAAAATTTGTTGTTAAAAAAATAGGAAATTAGaatagtataataatataaaattataatgcaTGAAtgctatttatttttaaagtttgattattttttatttttaacaacgtttaattttagtatactatAACGTAAACCATTTTATTTcgtcatcaaattaaatttattttttagatattatttataataaatgcAAACAGAATATTGTTATTTATATTAACACAATAAATCAAATTCATTGTTTTAAAGGATTacttataaatataaaatgttcATTACTAACATAACATATCAAATTGAATAATGTGTACGTAACGTTTTATAATTTAGAGGTAAAAAAATTTTACTCAATACTCACCTATAATGACGGTCGTTGTGACTACGTGGGCGAACCTTCACGCTACTAGAGGGAGGGACGACACCGCCATCACAACGGCCACTGCCACCGCCATTGCTCTTTCTCTTAACATCCCTTCCTGAAACAGTTGTAGATGTGCTCCGTCGACCCCCTCTCGTTGGTGGTGGTGTCGTTCCCGTGATCGTATTGTCCTCTGCAATCGCTCCTAATGATGGCCTCCAATCTTGACTGCTAACCTTTTTCTTTGGCCGCTTTGTACGACGACGTGTGCGTGAAGTGTGTGAATTATTAGCAGCAACATGAGATGATGCTGGAGATGGTGCCGGTGGTGCCGGTAGCACAAAGGACTTTTCATCGTCGGGATGGAGCCTTGGCGAGGaacaacatgttacaaactcCAACAAAAATTTCATCTCTTCAAGATTGCATCAAAGCAAACCTTTAAATGGAATTCTTCACTGTCTATAAAAATTGTGTCCAAATTGTCGAAATGTGAAGTGATTGAGGTGGGATCGCCCTTTTATATTTGATTTCAACAAGTAAAATATATAGACACCATAGAagtgatttatttttatttggtttattcctttctttctctcttttcgttttcttttatgTCAAGGAAGACGAAAAGATGAAAGAAAGGGTTTTAGCATAAAAGGTTACGCTACAAGTTAAACATCGGagggagaaataaagaaaagagaaggtgATAATGGGTTCCATGACGGTTAAAGTTGTATAGTAAAAACAGGgctttttttcctttcctttttattcgtttgttagtttttggggtttttgtttTGATTAGCCGAAAATTGCTGTCGGACATTCAATTTTTATGCCAGGTGAGATGGTGTCCCTTTTTTGTGAATGTGTATTACCAATTGTGGATCTTATATTTGGTTACCATGTAGTAGCAGCCTATCAGGTAATTGGCATTTGGCAAGTTGTAAAATGGGTGTTCAACAACCCCATTTTTTTCATTCCCATCAATTTCATATCTTAATAGCTTGCAATATATAATTAActcttttagaaaaaaatttttggaggaaaaattcaaaaaatggaAAAGTATaaagaatatttatatttatgttcaattatataaacataattatataGTTTGTATGCACTATTATAATGGAATTTTAAGGATTGTAGTAACTTATAATTCAAAAACTcgacaaaattaaaaagaatatacTGACTCGATACATGATAAACCTTGAAAATAAGCTTATAGACCTTTAAACAAACATAACCTCAAATAACTACTTAAATAGCTATCAAACTATCAAATTGGCAATATTACCATAGAATAGGGGTGAGTGCTTATCATAGTTCCATGCTCATTAATCAAATGG
This genomic window contains:
- the LOC112769970 gene encoding uncharacterized protein; protein product: MKFLLEFVTCCSSPRLHPDDEKSFVLPAPPAPSPASSHVAANNSHTSRTRRRTKRPKKKVSSQDWRPSLGAIAEDNTITGTTPPPTRGGRRSTSTTVSGRDVKRKSNGGGSGRCDGGVVPPSSSVKVRPRSHNDRHYRSPTIPTIIPPFSASPFMF